A window of the Lactuca sativa cultivar Salinas chromosome 5, Lsat_Salinas_v11, whole genome shotgun sequence genome harbors these coding sequences:
- the LOC111881887 gene encoding uncharacterized protein LOC111881887 isoform X2 encodes MQNMIVRTFMCVKVLKTGNLFKVKKKGEKEESSFYDMEAYFHCYFFENKLLKHLEFQIPAAMLEMEAQDLSDDADYAAASQEGMLSSKKSSFSDLENAEIVYLKEKVTINPTQYAADRISGKLKLIKQDSSLFMTWMPYKSRISNARLSERDKSLYTIKPVSFTDIQSIRVHTPKIGWQYAVVILSSGLAYPPLYFYNGGVQEFLATIKQHVYIVRSSENTNLFHINNFEDPLQFDKISLVWGKPRQSPLQLEEWGMFLDAEGRVVSPSDLKKRIFYGGVDHSLRKEIWKFLLGFYAYDSTYTQRRYLSTIKKSEYETLKNEWQSISISTEQSIKETQFKETKFLIDKDVVRTDRMLPFYEGDENENVNILRDILMTYSFYNFEIGYCQGMNDFLSPILYVMEDESEAFWCFVYLMERFGPNFKHDQSGMKFQFFALSKLMEILDKPLHDYFEENNCLNYLFCFRWILVQFKREFEYEEIMRLWEILWTHYPSEHLHLYICIAILKTHRIKIMGELMDFDTLFKYINELSCHIDLDSVLSYSEALCMSAGKNGAAAIPPGTPPVVA; translated from the exons ATGCAAAATATGATTGTACGCACGTTTATGTGTGTTAAGGTCTTGAAAACAGGAAACCTTTTCAAAGTCAAGAAAAAAGGGGAAAAAGAGGAGTCTAGTTTCTATGACATGGAAGCTTACTTCCACTGCTATTTCTTCGAGAATAAGTTGCTAAAGCATCTCGAATTCCAAATCCCGGCGGCGATGCTCGAAATGGAGGCTCAGGATTTATCCGATGACGCTGATTACGCCGCCGCATCTCAAGAA GGCATGTTAAGTAGTAAGAAAAGCTCTTTTAGTGATCTAGAAAACGCAGAAATAGTGTACTTGAAGGAGAAAGTCACAATTAATCCAACTCAATATGCAGCTGACAGAATCAGTGGGAAGTTAAAACTTATTAAACAAGATTCTTCACTATTTATG aCTTGGATGCCTTATAAAAGCCGAATCTCAAATGCTAGGCTTTCTGAAAGag ACAAGAGTTTATACACGATAAAACCAGTGTCTTTTACTGATATCCAATCAATTCGAGTGCACACTCCAAAAATTGGGTGGCAATATGCTGTTGTTATTCTATCATCTG GTTTAGCATATCCTCCACTTTACTTCTACAATGGAGGCGTACAAGAATTTCTAGCTACAATTAAACAACATGTTTATATTGTTAG GTCATcagaaaatacaaatttatttCATATAAATAACTTCGAGGATCCTCTTCAG TTCGATAAAATATCATTGGTATGGGGAAAACCACGACAATCTCCATTACAACTTGAAGAG TGGGGAATGTTTTTGGATGCTGAAGGTCGAGTTGTGTCTCCAAGTGATTTAAAGAAGAGAATTTTTTATGGAGGAGTGGATCATAGTTTACGTAAAgag ATTTGGAAATTCTTATTGGGATTTTATGCGTATGATTCTACATATACCCAGAGGCGTTATCTTTCCACCATTAAGAAATCGGAATATGAAACCCTAAAAAACGAATGGCAG AGTATTTCCATTTCCACAGAGCAATCAATAAAAGAAACCCAATTTAAAGAAACAAAGTTTCTTATCGATAAAGATGTG GTAAGAACTGATCGAATGCTACCATTCTATGAAGGTGATGAAAATGAAAACGTGAATATTCTTCGTGATATTTTAATGACATACTCATTTTATAACTTTGAAATCGGTTATTGTCAG GGTATGAATGATTTCTTATCTCCAATACTTTATGTCATGGAGGATGAGTCAGAAGCTTTTTGGTGTTTTGTTTATTTAATGGAACGATTTGGACCAAATTTTAAACATGATCAAAGTGGCATGAAATTTCAATTTTTTGCATTgtcaaag TTGATGGAGATTCTAGACAAACCATTGCACGATTATTTTGAGGAGAACAACTGCTTGAATTATTTATTCTGTTTCCGATGGATTCTTGTACAATTCAAAAG GGAATTCGAATACGAGGAAATAATGAGATTGTGGGAGATTTTATGGACTCATTATCCAAGTGAACATCTTCATCTTTACATATGTATTGCAATCCTAAAAACACATAGGATTAAAATAATGGGGGAGCTAATGGACTTTGATACCCTTTTCAAATACATCAACGAGTTGAGTTGTCACATTGATCTTGACTCGGTGCTTTCTTACTCGGAAGCTCTATGCATGTCCGCCGGAAAAAATGGTGCTGCCGCCATTCCTCCCGGAACACCACCAGTTGTGGCTTGA
- the LOC111881887 gene encoding uncharacterized protein LOC111881887 isoform X4: MQNMIVRTFMCVKVLKTGNLFKVKKKGEKEESSFYDMEAYFHCYFFENKLLKHLEFQIPAAMLEMEAQDLSDDADYAAASQEGMLSSKKSSFSDLENAEIVYLKEKVTINPTQYAADRISGKLKLIKQDSSLFMTWMPYKSRISNARLSERDKSLYTIKPVSFTDIQSIRVHTPKIGWQYAVVILSSGLAYPPLYFYNGGVQEFLATIKQHVYIVRSSENTNLFHINNFEDPLQFDKISLVWGKPRQSPLQLEELKFLMQWGMFLDAEGRVVSPSDLKKRIFYGGVDHSLRKEIWKFLLGFYAYDSTYTQRRYLSTIKKSEYETLKNEWQSISISTEQSIKETQFKETKFLIDKDVVRTDRMLPFYEGDENENVNILRDILMTYSFYNFEIGYCQLMEILDKPLHDYFEENNCLNYLFCFRWILVQFKREFEYEEIMRLWEILWTHYPSEHLHLYICIAILKTHRIKIMGELMDFDTLFKYINELSCHIDLDSVLSYSEALCMSAGKNGAAAIPPGTPPVVA; encoded by the exons ATGCAAAATATGATTGTACGCACGTTTATGTGTGTTAAGGTCTTGAAAACAGGAAACCTTTTCAAAGTCAAGAAAAAAGGGGAAAAAGAGGAGTCTAGTTTCTATGACATGGAAGCTTACTTCCACTGCTATTTCTTCGAGAATAAGTTGCTAAAGCATCTCGAATTCCAAATCCCGGCGGCGATGCTCGAAATGGAGGCTCAGGATTTATCCGATGACGCTGATTACGCCGCCGCATCTCAAGAA GGCATGTTAAGTAGTAAGAAAAGCTCTTTTAGTGATCTAGAAAACGCAGAAATAGTGTACTTGAAGGAGAAAGTCACAATTAATCCAACTCAATATGCAGCTGACAGAATCAGTGGGAAGTTAAAACTTATTAAACAAGATTCTTCACTATTTATG aCTTGGATGCCTTATAAAAGCCGAATCTCAAATGCTAGGCTTTCTGAAAGag ACAAGAGTTTATACACGATAAAACCAGTGTCTTTTACTGATATCCAATCAATTCGAGTGCACACTCCAAAAATTGGGTGGCAATATGCTGTTGTTATTCTATCATCTG GTTTAGCATATCCTCCACTTTACTTCTACAATGGAGGCGTACAAGAATTTCTAGCTACAATTAAACAACATGTTTATATTGTTAG GTCATcagaaaatacaaatttatttCATATAAATAACTTCGAGGATCCTCTTCAG TTCGATAAAATATCATTGGTATGGGGAAAACCACGACAATCTCCATTACAACTTGAAGAG CTGAAATTTTTAATGCAGTGGGGAATGTTTTTGGATGCTGAAGGTCGAGTTGTGTCTCCAAGTGATTTAAAGAAGAGAATTTTTTATGGAGGAGTGGATCATAGTTTACGTAAAgag ATTTGGAAATTCTTATTGGGATTTTATGCGTATGATTCTACATATACCCAGAGGCGTTATCTTTCCACCATTAAGAAATCGGAATATGAAACCCTAAAAAACGAATGGCAG AGTATTTCCATTTCCACAGAGCAATCAATAAAAGAAACCCAATTTAAAGAAACAAAGTTTCTTATCGATAAAGATGTG GTAAGAACTGATCGAATGCTACCATTCTATGAAGGTGATGAAAATGAAAACGTGAATATTCTTCGTGATATTTTAATGACATACTCATTTTATAACTTTGAAATCGGTTATTGTCAG TTGATGGAGATTCTAGACAAACCATTGCACGATTATTTTGAGGAGAACAACTGCTTGAATTATTTATTCTGTTTCCGATGGATTCTTGTACAATTCAAAAG GGAATTCGAATACGAGGAAATAATGAGATTGTGGGAGATTTTATGGACTCATTATCCAAGTGAACATCTTCATCTTTACATATGTATTGCAATCCTAAAAACACATAGGATTAAAATAATGGGGGAGCTAATGGACTTTGATACCCTTTTCAAATACATCAACGAGTTGAGTTGTCACATTGATCTTGACTCGGTGCTTTCTTACTCGGAAGCTCTATGCATGTCCGCCGGAAAAAATGGTGCTGCCGCCATTCCTCCCGGAACACCACCAGTTGTGGCTTGA
- the LOC111881887 gene encoding uncharacterized protein LOC111881887 isoform X3, which produces MSIHCLLSASNHLSPPITQPAADLRKFSEIETSSKQEINRGMLSSKKSSFSDLENAEIVYLKEKVTINPTQYAADRISGKLKLIKQDSSLFMTWMPYKSRISNARLSERDKSLYTIKPVSFTDIQSIRVHTPKIGWQYAVVILSSGLAYPPLYFYNGGVQEFLATIKQHVYIVRSSENTNLFHINNFEDPLQFDKISLVWGKPRQSPLQLEELKFLMQWGMFLDAEGRVVSPSDLKKRIFYGGVDHSLRKEIWKFLLGFYAYDSTYTQRRYLSTIKKSEYETLKNEWQSISISTEQSIKETQFKETKFLIDKDVVRTDRMLPFYEGDENENVNILRDILMTYSFYNFEIGYCQGMNDFLSPILYVMEDESEAFWCFVYLMERFGPNFKHDQSGMKFQFFALSKLMEILDKPLHDYFEENNCLNYLFCFRWILVQFKREFEYEEIMRLWEILWTHYPSEHLHLYICIAILKTHRIKIMGELMDFDTLFKYINELSCHIDLDSVLSYSEALCMSAGKNGAAAIPPGTPPVVA; this is translated from the exons ATGAGCATCCATTGCTTGCTATCTGCATCCAATCATCTATCACCACCAATTACGCAACCTGCTGCTGATTTACGAAAATTTTCAGAAATTGAAACTTCATCAAAACAAGAAATCAATCGT GGCATGTTAAGTAGTAAGAAAAGCTCTTTTAGTGATCTAGAAAACGCAGAAATAGTGTACTTGAAGGAGAAAGTCACAATTAATCCAACTCAATATGCAGCTGACAGAATCAGTGGGAAGTTAAAACTTATTAAACAAGATTCTTCACTATTTATG aCTTGGATGCCTTATAAAAGCCGAATCTCAAATGCTAGGCTTTCTGAAAGag ACAAGAGTTTATACACGATAAAACCAGTGTCTTTTACTGATATCCAATCAATTCGAGTGCACACTCCAAAAATTGGGTGGCAATATGCTGTTGTTATTCTATCATCTG GTTTAGCATATCCTCCACTTTACTTCTACAATGGAGGCGTACAAGAATTTCTAGCTACAATTAAACAACATGTTTATATTGTTAG GTCATcagaaaatacaaatttatttCATATAAATAACTTCGAGGATCCTCTTCAG TTCGATAAAATATCATTGGTATGGGGAAAACCACGACAATCTCCATTACAACTTGAAGAG CTGAAATTTTTAATGCAGTGGGGAATGTTTTTGGATGCTGAAGGTCGAGTTGTGTCTCCAAGTGATTTAAAGAAGAGAATTTTTTATGGAGGAGTGGATCATAGTTTACGTAAAgag ATTTGGAAATTCTTATTGGGATTTTATGCGTATGATTCTACATATACCCAGAGGCGTTATCTTTCCACCATTAAGAAATCGGAATATGAAACCCTAAAAAACGAATGGCAG AGTATTTCCATTTCCACAGAGCAATCAATAAAAGAAACCCAATTTAAAGAAACAAAGTTTCTTATCGATAAAGATGTG GTAAGAACTGATCGAATGCTACCATTCTATGAAGGTGATGAAAATGAAAACGTGAATATTCTTCGTGATATTTTAATGACATACTCATTTTATAACTTTGAAATCGGTTATTGTCAG GGTATGAATGATTTCTTATCTCCAATACTTTATGTCATGGAGGATGAGTCAGAAGCTTTTTGGTGTTTTGTTTATTTAATGGAACGATTTGGACCAAATTTTAAACATGATCAAAGTGGCATGAAATTTCAATTTTTTGCATTgtcaaag TTGATGGAGATTCTAGACAAACCATTGCACGATTATTTTGAGGAGAACAACTGCTTGAATTATTTATTCTGTTTCCGATGGATTCTTGTACAATTCAAAAG GGAATTCGAATACGAGGAAATAATGAGATTGTGGGAGATTTTATGGACTCATTATCCAAGTGAACATCTTCATCTTTACATATGTATTGCAATCCTAAAAACACATAGGATTAAAATAATGGGGGAGCTAATGGACTTTGATACCCTTTTCAAATACATCAACGAGTTGAGTTGTCACATTGATCTTGACTCGGTGCTTTCTTACTCGGAAGCTCTATGCATGTCCGCCGGAAAAAATGGTGCTGCCGCCATTCCTCCCGGAACACCACCAGTTGTGGCTTGA
- the LOC111881887 gene encoding uncharacterized protein LOC111881887 isoform X1: protein MQNMIVRTFMCVKVLKTGNLFKVKKKGEKEESSFYDMEAYFHCYFFENKLLKHLEFQIPAAMLEMEAQDLSDDADYAAASQEGMLSSKKSSFSDLENAEIVYLKEKVTINPTQYAADRISGKLKLIKQDSSLFMTWMPYKSRISNARLSERDKSLYTIKPVSFTDIQSIRVHTPKIGWQYAVVILSSGLAYPPLYFYNGGVQEFLATIKQHVYIVRSSENTNLFHINNFEDPLQFDKISLVWGKPRQSPLQLEELKFLMQWGMFLDAEGRVVSPSDLKKRIFYGGVDHSLRKEIWKFLLGFYAYDSTYTQRRYLSTIKKSEYETLKNEWQSISISTEQSIKETQFKETKFLIDKDVVRTDRMLPFYEGDENENVNILRDILMTYSFYNFEIGYCQGMNDFLSPILYVMEDESEAFWCFVYLMERFGPNFKHDQSGMKFQFFALSKLMEILDKPLHDYFEENNCLNYLFCFRWILVQFKREFEYEEIMRLWEILWTHYPSEHLHLYICIAILKTHRIKIMGELMDFDTLFKYINELSCHIDLDSVLSYSEALCMSAGKNGAAAIPPGTPPVVA from the exons ATGCAAAATATGATTGTACGCACGTTTATGTGTGTTAAGGTCTTGAAAACAGGAAACCTTTTCAAAGTCAAGAAAAAAGGGGAAAAAGAGGAGTCTAGTTTCTATGACATGGAAGCTTACTTCCACTGCTATTTCTTCGAGAATAAGTTGCTAAAGCATCTCGAATTCCAAATCCCGGCGGCGATGCTCGAAATGGAGGCTCAGGATTTATCCGATGACGCTGATTACGCCGCCGCATCTCAAGAA GGCATGTTAAGTAGTAAGAAAAGCTCTTTTAGTGATCTAGAAAACGCAGAAATAGTGTACTTGAAGGAGAAAGTCACAATTAATCCAACTCAATATGCAGCTGACAGAATCAGTGGGAAGTTAAAACTTATTAAACAAGATTCTTCACTATTTATG aCTTGGATGCCTTATAAAAGCCGAATCTCAAATGCTAGGCTTTCTGAAAGag ACAAGAGTTTATACACGATAAAACCAGTGTCTTTTACTGATATCCAATCAATTCGAGTGCACACTCCAAAAATTGGGTGGCAATATGCTGTTGTTATTCTATCATCTG GTTTAGCATATCCTCCACTTTACTTCTACAATGGAGGCGTACAAGAATTTCTAGCTACAATTAAACAACATGTTTATATTGTTAG GTCATcagaaaatacaaatttatttCATATAAATAACTTCGAGGATCCTCTTCAG TTCGATAAAATATCATTGGTATGGGGAAAACCACGACAATCTCCATTACAACTTGAAGAG CTGAAATTTTTAATGCAGTGGGGAATGTTTTTGGATGCTGAAGGTCGAGTTGTGTCTCCAAGTGATTTAAAGAAGAGAATTTTTTATGGAGGAGTGGATCATAGTTTACGTAAAgag ATTTGGAAATTCTTATTGGGATTTTATGCGTATGATTCTACATATACCCAGAGGCGTTATCTTTCCACCATTAAGAAATCGGAATATGAAACCCTAAAAAACGAATGGCAG AGTATTTCCATTTCCACAGAGCAATCAATAAAAGAAACCCAATTTAAAGAAACAAAGTTTCTTATCGATAAAGATGTG GTAAGAACTGATCGAATGCTACCATTCTATGAAGGTGATGAAAATGAAAACGTGAATATTCTTCGTGATATTTTAATGACATACTCATTTTATAACTTTGAAATCGGTTATTGTCAG GGTATGAATGATTTCTTATCTCCAATACTTTATGTCATGGAGGATGAGTCAGAAGCTTTTTGGTGTTTTGTTTATTTAATGGAACGATTTGGACCAAATTTTAAACATGATCAAAGTGGCATGAAATTTCAATTTTTTGCATTgtcaaag TTGATGGAGATTCTAGACAAACCATTGCACGATTATTTTGAGGAGAACAACTGCTTGAATTATTTATTCTGTTTCCGATGGATTCTTGTACAATTCAAAAG GGAATTCGAATACGAGGAAATAATGAGATTGTGGGAGATTTTATGGACTCATTATCCAAGTGAACATCTTCATCTTTACATATGTATTGCAATCCTAAAAACACATAGGATTAAAATAATGGGGGAGCTAATGGACTTTGATACCCTTTTCAAATACATCAACGAGTTGAGTTGTCACATTGATCTTGACTCGGTGCTTTCTTACTCGGAAGCTCTATGCATGTCCGCCGGAAAAAATGGTGCTGCCGCCATTCCTCCCGGAACACCACCAGTTGTGGCTTGA
- the LOC111881917 gene encoding uncharacterized protein LOC111881917: MPSTITVSKRHLPGYKCLIILILLPISFTIIFNHYEKITYFLRPLWDTPPRPFTYIPHYYAENASMATLCRLHGWTLRSHPRKVFDAIIFSNELDLLEVRWGELNPYVTKFIILESNTTFTGIPKDLTFASNRERFSFVEDKIVYGFLPGKLASKGKTVNPFSVEAHHRVSMNGLIASSGISNGDLLIVADTDEIPSGNTVKLLQWCDGLPPVMHLDMRKYLYSFEFPTDPTWKATSHVFNEHRTRYMHSRQTDLVLSDTGWHCSFCFKYLSEFVEKMKAYSHADRVKSKEHLDHQKIQEKICNGDDLYGMLPEEYSFKNLIGKMGSIPRSVSAVHLPTYLIENAEKFRFLLPGGCLRSPD, encoded by the coding sequence ATGCCCTCAACCATTACAGTCTCTAAACGACATCTTCCCGGATACAAATGCTTAATAATCTTAATCCTCCTCCCAATTTCTTTCACCATTATCTTCAACCACTACGAAAAAATCACCTACTTTTTACGCCCACTATGGGACACCCCACCACGCCCATTCACCTACATCCCACACTACTACGCAGAAAACGCTTCCATGGCCACCCTCTGCCGCCTCCATGGATGGACCTTACGTTCTCACCCTCGTAAAGTCTTCGACGCCATCATCTTCAGCAACGAACTAGACTTACTCGAAGTCAGATGGGGTGAACTTAATCCATACGTCACCAAATTCATAATCCTTGAATCAAACACAACTTTCACAGGTATCCCAAAAGATCTCACTTTCGCTTCAAATCGTGAACGTTTCTCCTTCGTTGAAGATAAAATCGTATACGGTTTCCTCCCTGGGAAATTAGCGTCCAAGGGTAAAACCGTAAATCCGTTTTCTGTTGAAGCACATCATCGGGTTTCCATGAACGGGTTAATTGCAAGTTCAGGTATCTCTAATGGCGATTTACTGATTGTAGCGGATACTGATGAGATTCCAAGTGGGAATACTGTGAAACTGCTTCAATGGTGTGATGGGTTGCCACCTGTCATGCATCTTGATATGAGAAAGTATCTGTATTCTTTCGAGTTTCCAACTGACCCCACATGGAAGGCGACAAGTCATGTGTTTAATGAACATCGTACGAGATATATGCATTCAAGACAAACGGATCTTGTGCTTTCGGATACTGGGTGGCATTGTAgtttttgtttcaagtatttgaGTGAGTTTGTGGAGAAGATGAAGGCGTATAGCCATGCAGATCGTGTGAAGAGTAAAGAACATTTGGATCATCAAAAGATTCAGGAAAAGATTTGTAATGGAGATGATCTTTATGGAATGTTGCCTGAAGAATATAGTTTTAAGAACTTGATTGGGAAGATGGGGTCGATTCCTCGTTCAGTTTCTGCAGTTCATCTTCCAACTTATTTGATTGAAAATGCTGAAAAGTTTAGGTTTCTTCTTCCTGGAGGTTGTTTACGTTCTCCTGATTGA